In the Corynebacterium jeikeium genome, CCTAGTAGAGCACCGTACACGCAGCCCCCTTCCCAATTCGGACTGACATCGTAGCCGTCGGTGCAGAACATAATCCTCGTCAGCGTATCCATGCTCATACCAGCCGTGTCGACGATTTAGGGCAACTGCGGCAACGTCGAGCCCCTAGGCAGGTAGAAACTGGTGAGAACATCACCACCCTAAAGTTTGTGCCTACGAATCACAAACTTCAAATGAGGCATCACGCTAAAGGTCAAACGCCTGTGCCCCGTGGCAGACTCGTCGAAGCTGCTACCCCAGCTTCTTACCTTCAGAAGTCACAGCGCCAGAGATATAAGGAAGCATTGATTAGATATACTACGTGCATGGTTCGAAGGAAGGTAATGAGGTCAGCTTCCGCGATTCTGAGTGTCGGAACGCTTCTACTTTCAGGATGTACCTCGAGCTTTGATAAGGCTCAGACAACTACACTGACGGTCTTCGCCGCAGCATCCCTGGCTGAGGTCTACGGAGCAATAGGAAAGGAATTCGAGGCTGCTAACCCAGGAGTTGACCTCCAATTTGAGTTTGCTGGATCACAAACCCTAGTGGAGCAGTTAGTAAACGGTGCGGATGCTGATGTATTAGCAACTGCAGATGCCATTACCATGGATCGCGCTGTGGATGGTGGTGTTGTGAGCGGCAGACCAATCCCTTTCGCTGAAAACATACTGACTATCGCGGTCGAGCCAGGTAACCCACTTGATATCTCGGAGCTCGTATCTTTAACAAATCCCGACGTCGCAGTCGTTGTCTGCGCCAAGGGAGTGCCGTGCGGTAACGCTACCGAAACAGCTACAGAAGCCGCCGGAGTGATTCTGAGACCAGTCTCTGAGGAACAGAAGGTTACTGACGTACTTGGAAAGGTTTCCTCAGGACAAGCGGACGCTGGCCTAGTGTACCGCACAGATATTGCCACCGCGAATGGCGCGGTGGAGGCAGTAGATTTCCCAGAAGCAAACCGAGCAGTCAATAGCTACTTCATCAATACCGTCACTGGCACCCCGA is a window encoding:
- the modA gene encoding molybdate ABC transporter substrate-binding protein, which produces MRSASAILSVGTLLLSGCTSSFDKAQTTTLTVFAAASLAEVYGAIGKEFEAANPGVDLQFEFAGSQTLVEQLVNGADADVLATADAITMDRAVDGGVVSGRPIPFAENILTIAVEPGNPLDISELVSLTNPDVAVVVCAKGVPCGNATETATEAAGVILRPVSEEQKVTDVLGKVSSGQADAGLVYRTDIATANGAVEAVDFPEANRAVNSYFINTVTGTPRSRDAKRFIEFMSTADAQEILSDAGFQPAEKS